In a genomic window of Acidilobus saccharovorans 345-15:
- a CDS encoding SLC13 family permease: MRGLILYGHVKELAGGAIIALILGGLMFRSRYFHNLPIWTFMSFAAFIAIVSGLVKPNDVEDYVNWNVILFLIGMFNIGALAEESGLLEYVTYYIVYKVRDRVRLIIVLTIALGVMAAIVVNDAVAAMGSLIIVPLAKVIGVDPELAILMLAFAVTIGSTMTPLGNPQNMLIAVSSGVQAPLSTFVIYLAVPTMVNLAVTGYILAKIYGVKGGPVKLPYRIPEEAIRNRRDAMLAALSLVVIIVALTVNDMLELMRRPAITEIGIIPFTVAAATFILSSDPRETIRRVNWGTILFFIVMFIAMAGVWNSGILTSLFRYLLPGVGSPLNDFIRITASSLLFSQLLSNVPFVELFIIYMQSIGFSGANYMAWLTLAMASTIAGNLTILGAASNVIILESTEARHGVSVSYWKFMIVGALVTLVNVAIYAAYMIPLSMLRI, from the coding sequence GTGAGGGGCTTGATACTATATGGTCACGTGAAGGAGCTTGCGGGAGGCGCGATCATAGCCCTTATACTTGGCGGCCTCATGTTCAGGTCTAGGTACTTCCACAACCTGCCCATCTGGACCTTCATGTCGTTTGCCGCGTTCATAGCAATAGTCAGCGGCCTCGTGAAACCTAATGACGTGGAGGACTACGTTAACTGGAACGTCATACTTTTCCTCATAGGCATGTTCAACATCGGCGCCCTCGCGGAGGAGTCAGGGCTCCTTGAATACGTCACCTACTATATAGTCTACAAGGTGAGGGACAGGGTCAGGCTAATAATAGTCCTAACCATCGCGCTAGGCGTCATGGCTGCCATAGTTGTCAACGACGCAGTTGCCGCCATGGGTTCGCTCATAATAGTGCCGCTGGCCAAGGTCATAGGCGTTGACCCAGAGCTCGCAATACTCATGTTAGCGTTCGCCGTCACCATAGGCTCCACCATGACGCCCCTGGGCAACCCGCAGAACATGCTAATAGCCGTGAGCTCCGGCGTCCAGGCACCACTGAGCACGTTCGTCATCTACCTCGCCGTCCCTACGATGGTAAACCTTGCCGTCACGGGCTACATCCTGGCTAAGATCTATGGTGTTAAGGGCGGGCCCGTGAAGCTGCCCTACAGGATACCTGAGGAGGCCATAAGGAACAGGAGGGACGCCATGCTCGCCGCCCTGTCCCTGGTAGTCATAATAGTGGCGCTGACTGTCAATGACATGCTTGAGCTAATGAGAAGGCCCGCAATAACTGAGATAGGAATCATACCGTTCACGGTCGCCGCTGCAACCTTCATACTGTCAAGCGATCCAAGGGAAACCATCAGGAGGGTCAACTGGGGCACGATACTGTTCTTCATAGTGATGTTCATAGCTATGGCTGGCGTCTGGAACTCCGGCATACTCACATCCCTCTTCAGGTACCTGCTGCCGGGCGTTGGGAGCCCGCTTAACGACTTCATCAGAATCACGGCGTCATCGCTTCTGTTCAGCCAGCTTCTGAGTAACGTGCCCTTCGTGGAGCTCTTCATAATTTACATGCAGAGCATTGGGTTCAGCGGCGCCAATTACATGGCCTGGCTAACGCTTGCCATGGCATCAACCATAGCTGGCAACCTGACCATACTTGGGGCTGCGTCAAACGTTATAATATTAGAGTCCACAGAGGCCCGTCACGGCGTCTCTGTAAGCTACTGGAAGTTCATGATCGTAGGGGCGTTGGTCACGCTAGTAAACGTGGCCATCTACGCCGCCTATATGATACCGCTGTCGATGCTGCGCATCTAG
- a CDS encoding aconitase X swivel domain-containing protein, which yields MELRGRQLVPGRAAGQAVVMDALSFYGDVDPHTGRTPDGRSVASRVIVARRPRGSTVGSYVIYALKANGAAPAAIVMSRVDPIIVAGCVLAGIPLVDSIPEDQLSKVRDGDLVELDGSGVVRVRRAAP from the coding sequence ATGGAGCTCAGGGGAAGGCAGCTGGTGCCCGGCAGGGCGGCCGGCCAGGCCGTAGTAATGGATGCGCTGAGCTTCTACGGGGACGTGGACCCCCACACCGGCAGGACGCCTGACGGCAGGAGCGTCGCCTCGAGGGTCATAGTGGCTAGGAGGCCCAGGGGGAGCACCGTAGGCAGCTACGTAATTTACGCCCTTAAGGCCAACGGGGCGGCCCCGGCCGCCATAGTGATGTCGAGGGTCGACCCCATAATAGTGGCTGGGTGCGTGCTGGCTGGCATACCCCTGGTCGACTCCATACCGGAGGACCAGCTCTCCAAGGTTAGGGACGGGGACCTGGTGGAGCTTGACGGGAGCGGGGTCGTGAGGGTCAGGAGGGCAGCTCCGTGA
- the rqcH gene encoding ribosome rescue protein RqcH gives MARKSMSSLDVMAWVAQQASQLRGQRLDNIYQDGDLLAIRMRLRYGDFLVAQPGVRLHASARYQPGRELGPLAKAMRDAVRDLRVSEVKQVGFDRLVEITLEDGHRLVFELLPRGVIALVSPDGRLVAASSYFDAKDRRVRRGLQYSYPPLRLESPFALDGAGLASRLRGSQAKDIVRALVMNLGVPGEAAEEAAFRAGLKGNEQPQAVSEADLAKVADALRSIAEESLRGQGYVYVGQDGSPVQATPFRATSAAGLRELSFSTFDEALDLYFSSFTPRRQSPLDAERQRLLKSLEAAKAEAEEYLRQASALEAQANAVASSYYQALEALQCVKEGREGCGAKEVNRRQGYMIVNLSGVDVKLYLYETVDDAIKRLYRQAGELRAKAERASRTQLDIEAKLKQLEEQLELQELREKVSHRRRAWYERYHWLVTSSGVLAVGGRDADQNESLVRKMLGPNDVFLHADIHGAPAVILMAAAAGGFTETDVSEAAVLTAAYSRAWKEGMASVSVYWAYGSQVSKSPPSGEYLTKGSFMVYGKKNYLRPLRLELYLGIALDEEGLPVVVVGPESVVLPQSIAYLRVTPGDMKVEEAAEEIISSLSRAAPEAKVIRALDPSEVATRLPGRASISQARRGQAGGLRRPRGVAD, from the coding sequence GTGGCAAGGAAGTCCATGAGCTCGCTTGACGTTATGGCCTGGGTGGCGCAGCAGGCGAGCCAGCTCAGGGGCCAGAGGCTGGACAACATATACCAGGACGGGGACCTTCTGGCCATAAGGATGAGGCTGAGGTACGGGGACTTCCTTGTAGCCCAGCCTGGGGTCAGGCTCCACGCGAGCGCCAGGTACCAGCCAGGGAGGGAGCTGGGCCCGCTCGCAAAGGCAATGAGGGACGCCGTGAGGGACCTGAGGGTGTCAGAGGTCAAGCAGGTGGGCTTCGACAGGCTTGTCGAGATCACACTTGAGGACGGCCACAGGCTCGTCTTTGAGCTTCTGCCCAGGGGGGTCATAGCGCTGGTCTCGCCTGACGGCAGGCTGGTGGCGGCCTCGTCATACTTTGACGCCAAGGACAGGAGGGTGAGGAGGGGGCTCCAGTACTCCTACCCTCCCCTGAGGCTCGAGAGCCCCTTCGCCCTCGACGGCGCTGGGCTGGCGAGCAGGCTCAGGGGGTCCCAGGCCAAGGACATAGTGAGGGCCCTTGTCATGAACCTCGGGGTGCCCGGCGAGGCCGCGGAGGAGGCAGCCTTCAGGGCGGGGCTCAAGGGTAATGAGCAGCCGCAGGCCGTAAGCGAGGCGGACCTGGCTAAGGTCGCGGACGCGCTCAGATCCATAGCTGAGGAGTCGCTGAGGGGGCAGGGCTACGTTTACGTGGGCCAGGACGGCTCGCCTGTGCAGGCCACGCCGTTCAGAGCGACCTCAGCGGCAGGCCTCAGGGAGCTTAGCTTCAGCACGTTTGACGAGGCCTTAGACCTCTACTTCAGCTCATTTACGCCAAGGAGGCAGAGCCCCCTCGATGCGGAGAGGCAGAGGCTCCTCAAGAGCCTCGAGGCCGCTAAGGCTGAGGCCGAGGAGTACCTGAGGCAGGCCAGCGCCCTCGAAGCGCAGGCCAACGCCGTGGCCTCCTCCTATTACCAGGCCCTCGAGGCCCTGCAGTGCGTCAAGGAGGGCAGGGAGGGGTGTGGGGCCAAGGAGGTCAACAGGAGGCAGGGCTACATGATAGTCAACCTGTCAGGCGTTGACGTGAAGCTTTACCTCTACGAGACCGTGGACGACGCCATAAAGAGGCTCTACAGGCAGGCGGGGGAGCTCAGGGCTAAGGCGGAGAGGGCCTCCAGGACGCAGCTTGACATAGAGGCCAAGCTTAAGCAGCTTGAGGAGCAGCTCGAGCTCCAGGAGCTCAGGGAGAAGGTAAGCCATAGGCGCAGGGCCTGGTACGAGAGGTACCACTGGCTTGTGACGTCTTCAGGGGTGCTTGCAGTTGGCGGCAGGGACGCCGACCAGAACGAGAGCCTCGTGAGGAAGATGCTCGGCCCAAATGACGTCTTCCTACACGCCGACATACACGGGGCGCCTGCAGTCATACTCATGGCTGCCGCCGCTGGGGGCTTCACTGAGACTGACGTGAGCGAGGCAGCGGTGCTGACGGCCGCCTACAGCAGGGCGTGGAAGGAGGGGATGGCGAGCGTCAGCGTCTACTGGGCCTACGGCTCCCAGGTGTCAAAGAGCCCTCCCTCGGGCGAGTACTTAACTAAGGGATCCTTCATGGTCTACGGCAAGAAGAACTACCTGAGACCGCTGAGGCTTGAGCTGTACCTGGGCATTGCCCTTGACGAGGAGGGGCTTCCAGTGGTGGTAGTGGGCCCGGAGAGCGTCGTGTTACCCCAGTCCATAGCCTACCTCAGGGTGACGCCCGGGGACATGAAGGTTGAGGAGGCGGCGGAGGAGATCATAAGTTCCCTCTCAAGGGCGGCGCCCGAGGCCAAGGTAATAAGGGCCCTGGACCCCTCGGAGGTAGCTACCAGGCTCCCGGGCAGGGCCTCTATATCACAGGCCAGGAGGGGCCAGGCAGGGGGGCTGAGGAGGCCCAGGGGCGTGGCCGATTAA
- a CDS encoding metallophosphoesterase family protein: protein MSLQLLASSDIHSPEYLNDFIRSLASVTGRPCLFLLAGDIVDRGNVAMAEPVMKVIEERFGSKIVATFGNDEFQDRWDELRRRYPQVDWLADELKVYDCGGLRVAVVGTPGALDRPTRWQEAHIKGIEEIYMKRVEVVRELLARAKSEADRVVLLSHYALARANLKGEDPRFYSNLYSSRMERLIAELRPTVAVHGHAHKGSRFTTVGGVPVYNVAFPLNRSPVWVKEVRAGLEAFFS, encoded by the coding sequence TTGAGCCTGCAGCTGCTGGCCTCGTCTGACATACACTCGCCGGAGTACCTTAACGACTTCATCAGGTCACTGGCATCGGTGACTGGAAGGCCGTGCCTCTTCCTCCTGGCGGGCGACATAGTTGACAGGGGAAACGTCGCTATGGCGGAGCCCGTGATGAAGGTCATAGAGGAGAGGTTTGGGTCCAAAATTGTGGCTACATTTGGCAACGACGAGTTCCAGGACAGGTGGGACGAGCTGAGGAGGCGGTACCCGCAGGTCGACTGGCTGGCGGACGAGCTCAAGGTTTACGACTGCGGGGGGCTTAGGGTGGCAGTGGTGGGAACCCCGGGAGCGCTGGACAGGCCCACGAGGTGGCAGGAGGCCCACATCAAGGGCATAGAGGAGATCTACATGAAGAGGGTTGAGGTCGTCAGGGAGCTCCTTGCAAGGGCCAAGTCCGAGGCTGACAGGGTGGTCCTGCTTTCGCACTACGCCCTGGCCAGGGCAAACCTCAAGGGCGAGGACCCGAGGTTTTACTCGAACCTCTACAGCTCCAGGATGGAGAGGCTGATAGCAGAGCTCAGGCCCACGGTGGCGGTCCACGGCCACGCCCACAAGGGGTCCAGGTTCACCACCGTCGGCGGCGTGCCAGTCTATAACGTCGCGTTTCCCCTCAACAGATCGCCCGTGTGGGTTAAGGAGGTCAGGGCGGGGCTGGAGGCCTTCTTCAGCTAA
- a CDS encoding molybdenum cofactor biosynthesis protein, giving the protein MKVKVRLYSVLREAAGKGELELELGDGITVSGLLEKLSSMGLGKVLEELKGEVQVIVNGKSLAPSQLIPQDAKVIHVLPPSSGGSERVLVKVARDDEPVDLASLTSFLYGDNPRVGAVAFFIGIVRGINNGEQVKELDYEHSEELMEPKLRELASEAITKFSLAGACVIHFVGPRKPGQLTMVVGVSGESRKNVFPALEWLVDHVKHEAPVWKTEVRESGVYYMVGDREIKETELKRGS; this is encoded by the coding sequence TTGAAAGTAAAGGTAAGGCTCTACTCAGTGCTCCGTGAGGCGGCTGGCAAGGGTGAGCTGGAGCTTGAGCTCGGCGACGGCATTACGGTCTCCGGGCTCCTTGAAAAGCTCTCATCAATGGGCCTAGGAAAGGTCCTTGAGGAACTTAAGGGCGAGGTGCAAGTCATAGTTAACGGAAAGTCCCTTGCCCCCTCGCAGCTCATACCTCAGGACGCCAAGGTTATTCACGTGCTCCCGCCCTCCTCCGGCGGCAGCGAGAGGGTGCTGGTTAAGGTAGCCAGGGACGATGAGCCGGTCGACCTAGCCTCTCTGACCAGCTTCCTCTACGGCGACAACCCTAGGGTCGGGGCCGTGGCCTTCTTCATAGGCATCGTCCGGGGCATAAACAACGGAGAGCAGGTTAAGGAGCTGGACTACGAGCACTCCGAGGAGCTCATGGAGCCTAAGCTGAGGGAGCTAGCCTCTGAAGCCATAACTAAGTTCTCCCTGGCAGGCGCCTGCGTAATACATTTCGTGGGTCCAAGAAAGCCGGGCCAGCTCACCATGGTAGTCGGCGTCTCAGGGGAGTCCAGGAAGAACGTCTTCCCGGCGCTGGAGTGGCTTGTTGACCATGTTAAGCATGAGGCCCCCGTCTGGAAGACTGAGGTTAGGGAAAGCGGAGTTTATTACATGGTTGGCGACAGGGAGATAAAAGAGACCGAGCTTAAACGCGGGTCTTAG
- a CDS encoding aconitase X, with protein MYLTAEEERVLRGEEGEARAKALEVIVKVGEALGAERLQPIVHAHVSGVSYNNIGEPGRKFIEDLANMGARFSVPTTVNPIGFDLEAPEAFDLISADREVLEGQRAIVSALHRMGASLTLTCTPYYIPSVRGLRPGQSVAWGESNAVVYANSVLGLRTNREGGPVALMAAIAGRTYYYGMHVPEFRRPRAAYRLEAPGGYRLDYARAAVLGRVLVRLHRGEGPPLLDASVDRETFKELGAAVGAEGDIAMVFVPGLTPEEPPSRFEEVVTIDYRDVEAELESMRLDDVDLVYVGCPHASAEEVEALARELSRLKPKGNRPQLLITTSRDEERRISPEAMAVLREYGAVVLRDTCLIVSKLRREGLRVATYSYKAMFYLSRHGLRVGLESMEELARRLGSEA; from the coding sequence ATGTACCTGACGGCCGAGGAGGAGAGGGTGCTGAGGGGCGAGGAGGGGGAGGCCAGGGCCAAAGCGCTGGAGGTCATAGTTAAGGTTGGCGAGGCCCTGGGAGCCGAGAGGCTCCAGCCCATAGTCCACGCCCACGTCTCGGGCGTCTCCTACAACAACATAGGCGAGCCCGGCAGGAAGTTCATAGAGGACCTGGCTAACATGGGCGCCAGGTTCTCGGTGCCCACGACCGTTAACCCCATAGGCTTTGACCTGGAGGCCCCCGAGGCCTTCGACCTCATATCGGCCGACAGGGAGGTCCTTGAGGGGCAGAGGGCCATAGTGAGCGCACTTCACAGGATGGGCGCGTCGCTGACGCTCACCTGCACCCCATACTACATACCATCCGTCAGGGGGCTGAGGCCGGGCCAGAGCGTGGCCTGGGGCGAGTCAAACGCGGTGGTCTACGCCAACAGCGTGCTCGGCCTGAGGACCAACAGGGAGGGAGGGCCTGTGGCCCTGATGGCGGCCATAGCAGGCAGGACCTACTACTACGGGATGCACGTGCCCGAGTTCAGGAGGCCGAGGGCGGCCTACAGGCTTGAGGCCCCCGGAGGCTACAGGCTTGACTACGCCAGGGCTGCAGTGCTCGGCAGGGTGCTTGTCAGGCTCCACCGCGGCGAGGGGCCGCCGCTGCTCGACGCCAGCGTGGACAGGGAGACGTTCAAGGAGCTCGGGGCGGCCGTGGGCGCTGAGGGCGACATAGCAATGGTCTTCGTCCCTGGCCTGACGCCCGAGGAGCCCCCCAGCAGGTTTGAGGAGGTGGTGACGATAGACTACAGGGACGTGGAGGCGGAGCTCGAGTCGATGAGGCTTGACGACGTGGACCTGGTGTACGTGGGGTGCCCTCACGCCTCAGCGGAGGAGGTGGAGGCCCTGGCCAGGGAGCTCTCAAGGCTTAAGCCGAAGGGAAACAGGCCCCAGCTGCTCATAACGACGTCAAGGGACGAGGAGAGGCGCATAAGCCCTGAGGCCATGGCTGTGCTCAGGGAGTACGGGGCCGTCGTGCTCAGGGACACGTGCCTCATAGTGTCGAAGCTGCGGAGGGAGGGCCTCAGGGTGGCGACCTACAGCTACAAGGCCATGTTCTACCTCTCGAGGCATGGCCTCAGGGTGGGCCTCGAGTCCATGGAGGAGCTGGCCAGGAGGCTGGGCTCGGAGGCGTGA
- a CDS encoding PolB1-binding protein PBP2 family protein, which produces MSEDWEIRASQLLEVARSLKGELREAFIYLVDNVSVGDLRAAIDLRRRGIRDPAAVLEELVNMGLAERGDECYNLPAPLRKLIAERGIGAIERVLGSGPG; this is translated from the coding sequence ATGAGCGAGGACTGGGAAATAAGGGCCTCCCAGCTCCTTGAGGTCGCCAGGTCGCTCAAGGGGGAGCTGAGGGAGGCCTTCATCTACCTGGTTGACAACGTGTCCGTGGGCGACCTCAGGGCAGCCATAGACCTCAGGAGGAGGGGGATCAGGGACCCGGCGGCGGTGCTGGAGGAGCTGGTTAACATGGGGCTTGCCGAGAGGGGGGACGAGTGCTACAACCTCCCCGCGCCCCTCAGGAAGCTCATAGCCGAGAGGGGAATCGGGGCTATAGAGAGGGTCCTGGGCTCAGGGCCCGGATGA
- a CDS encoding THUMP domain-containing protein — MNEDPAQQAMKVLAKYPLCDRCLGRLFAGLGRGLSNAERGRALKLSVVMSLHAMSLSGRLPENARDVLANAGGAAAQVYVELFGSPPEHRSCYICNDALDKFLDEMPQRVADAVKEWGGSTFLVGAKVDPGVIAREERIKAEFGLAFGESIKSEIKRELGKRAQQLGPKVSFDRPDVVVMVSFPDGSVSVQPRRLVVKGLYRRLRRDLQLRPREALSHPLVARLINDTRSSRVGIVGLVRDEKEVRALGLGIPVEFHLGGPRVRLVPPDGSIIEAEGASLEVNSSVEASGPEDLSRRVRVYRCVLYVEGGAFESLQLAAASLRGKEVRQKFMGKEVSGVVRGAECVDMGGGLAECIIALDERLHVMELVSGSGTEPSLSGLLGTAAECVVADLLGVIPLR, encoded by the coding sequence TTGAACGAAGACCCTGCTCAGCAGGCCATGAAGGTGCTTGCCAAGTACCCGCTCTGCGACAGGTGCCTGGGAAGGCTGTTCGCGGGCCTAGGAAGGGGGCTGAGCAACGCCGAGAGGGGCAGGGCCCTCAAGCTTTCGGTCGTGATGAGCCTTCACGCCATGTCACTGAGCGGAAGGCTCCCGGAGAACGCTAGGGACGTGCTGGCCAACGCCGGAGGGGCCGCTGCCCAGGTCTATGTAGAGCTCTTCGGCTCCCCTCCAGAGCACAGGAGCTGCTACATATGTAATGACGCACTGGACAAGTTCCTTGATGAGATGCCTCAGAGGGTGGCAGACGCAGTGAAGGAGTGGGGCGGCAGCACGTTCCTGGTTGGCGCAAAGGTTGACCCAGGGGTCATAGCCAGGGAGGAGCGCATAAAGGCAGAGTTCGGCCTGGCCTTCGGCGAGTCCATAAAGTCTGAAATAAAGAGGGAGCTGGGCAAGAGGGCCCAGCAGCTGGGCCCCAAGGTCTCCTTTGACAGGCCGGACGTTGTCGTTATGGTGAGCTTTCCTGACGGCAGCGTGAGCGTGCAGCCCAGGAGGCTCGTGGTCAAGGGGCTCTACAGGAGGCTCAGAAGGGACCTCCAGCTGAGGCCCAGGGAGGCACTCTCTCACCCGCTCGTGGCCAGGCTGATCAACGACACGAGGTCGTCAAGGGTCGGGATAGTCGGGCTCGTGAGGGACGAGAAGGAGGTCAGGGCCCTGGGGCTGGGCATTCCTGTTGAGTTTCACCTCGGAGGGCCTAGGGTGCGCCTGGTGCCCCCTGACGGCTCCATCATAGAGGCCGAGGGGGCCTCGCTTGAGGTCAACAGCTCGGTGGAGGCCTCCGGACCCGAGGACCTCTCAAGGAGGGTCAGGGTTTACAGGTGCGTCCTCTATGTCGAGGGAGGCGCCTTTGAGTCCCTGCAGCTGGCGGCGGCGTCGCTGCGTGGCAAGGAGGTCAGGCAGAAGTTCATGGGAAAGGAGGTCAGCGGGGTCGTCAGGGGGGCCGAGTGCGTTGACATGGGCGGAGGCCTGGCGGAGTGTATCATAGCGCTTGACGAGAGGCTCCACGTAATGGAGCTGGTGAGCGGCAGTGGGACCGAGCCGAGCCTGAGCGGCCTCCTGGGGACAGCTGCCGAGTGCGTAGTGGCTGATCTACTTGGAGTGATCCCCCTGAGGTGA
- a CDS encoding enoyl-CoA hydratase/isomerase family protein: MSTYVYGENYKNMAYRITINRPEKLNAINGEMWDSLARELEKGCATDLRSILLTGSEVAFSAGDDIDAMSRLSTQRESEEFFNRILDVVTTMIKCNKPIVCAVKGLAAGGGAELLLACDVVVAAENAWISFPEVALGLLPPFLLSLGVTALGHRKARYLAMTGQRLSATEASLLGIVDEVVPQADVDQTVDDILSTLMSFPPQALQAIKRLALSDVDLSRMKEATGQLASLAMTDEAKERMRLFKEHKLKPAAVRKLERRA; encoded by the coding sequence ATGTCCACTTATGTATACGGTGAGAACTATAAGAACATGGCCTACAGGATCACGATAAACAGGCCTGAGAAGCTGAATGCCATAAACGGCGAGATGTGGGACTCTCTTGCAAGGGAGCTTGAGAAGGGCTGCGCCACTGACCTACGCTCTATATTGCTCACTGGAAGCGAGGTGGCGTTCAGCGCAGGGGATGACATAGACGCCATGTCAAGGCTTAGCACGCAGAGGGAGTCAGAGGAGTTCTTCAACAGGATACTTGACGTGGTTACAACTATGATAAAGTGCAATAAGCCTATAGTCTGCGCCGTCAAGGGCCTGGCCGCTGGCGGCGGGGCGGAGCTCCTCCTGGCGTGCGACGTCGTGGTAGCTGCTGAGAACGCGTGGATTAGCTTCCCCGAGGTCGCCCTTGGCCTTCTGCCCCCCTTCCTGTTAAGCCTTGGCGTCACAGCGCTGGGCCACAGGAAGGCCAGGTACTTAGCGATGACCGGCCAGAGGCTGTCGGCCACGGAGGCCTCCCTGCTGGGCATAGTTGACGAGGTTGTGCCTCAGGCCGACGTTGACCAAACAGTAGATGATATACTGAGCACGCTTATGTCGTTCCCGCCGCAGGCCCTGCAGGCGATAAAGAGGCTGGCCCTGAGCGACGTCGACCTATCGCGCATGAAGGAGGCCACAGGCCAGCTGGCCTCCCTAGCCATGACTGACGAGGCCAAGGAGAGGATGCGGCTCTTCAAGGAGCACAAGCTCAAGCCGGCGGCCGTCAGGAAGCTTGAGCGACGGGCCTAG
- a CDS encoding 50S ribosomal protein L14e translates to MPAIEVGRICYKLRGREAGRKCVIVDIVDENNVLVTGPKTLTGVRRRRVNISHIMPLDKVVQINKGASDEEVLKAIEAAGLADFMRERVKLQQALA, encoded by the coding sequence GTGCCTGCCATAGAGGTCGGGAGGATATGCTATAAGCTGAGGGGCCGTGAGGCCGGCAGGAAGTGCGTAATAGTTGACATAGTGGATGAGAACAACGTGCTAGTCACAGGGCCCAAGACGCTTACTGGCGTAAGAAGGAGGAGGGTAAACATATCGCACATAATGCCCCTAGACAAGGTAGTTCAGATAAACAAGGGGGCCAGCGACGAGGAGGTGCTCAAGGCAATAGAGGCTGCTGGCCTCGCGGACTTTATGAGGGAGAGGGTAAAGCTTCAGCAGGCCTTAGCCTGA
- a CDS encoding zinc finger domain-containing protein, with the protein MSVAAVRKIDMLDMVQPPVCTSCGRIIHPKEKAVAFYCPNCGKVLIWRCAKCRKQGTPYRCPNCGFVGP; encoded by the coding sequence ATGTCAGTGGCCGCTGTGAGAAAGATAGACATGCTTGACATGGTCCAGCCCCCCGTGTGCACCAGCTGCGGGAGGATCATACACCCGAAGGAGAAGGCCGTGGCCTTCTACTGCCCCAACTGCGGCAAGGTGCTGATATGGCGCTGCGCCAAGTGCAGGAAGCAGGGGACGCCGTACAGGTGCCCCAACTGCGGCTTCGTGGGTCCGTGA
- a CDS encoding elongation factor 1-beta — MARVAVLVTVTPSSVDVNLGDLLNRIKGSLPQGYEVLNSGEEPIAFGLKALKLVIAMPEDVEGGTETLEDVLRSVPDVEDVQVEAVTRMSE, encoded by the coding sequence GTGGCAAGAGTGGCTGTGCTGGTCACCGTGACCCCCTCCTCAGTTGACGTTAACCTTGGCGACCTGCTCAACAGGATCAAGGGCTCGCTGCCGCAGGGCTACGAGGTCCTGAACTCGGGGGAGGAGCCCATAGCCTTCGGCCTCAAGGCGCTCAAGCTGGTGATAGCCATGCCCGAGGACGTGGAGGGCGGCACCGAGACCCTTGAGGACGTGCTGAGGTCCGTGCCTGACGTCGAGGACGTTCAGGTGGAGGCCGTCACAAGGATGAGCGAGTGA